The proteins below come from a single Rhizobium etli CFN 42 genomic window:
- a CDS encoding Crp/Fnr family transcriptional regulator produces MLMQNNHAFDNAEKTLEGLHAGQSLSSLFVSSTAEVVAAGKAICWEGDKANHLFQVEEGVVRLHRIIGEGRRVITAFHFAGDLIGASLQNDFLFTAEAVTECKIRRISRKSFHEEVARSNALGPAYISLLCQEAAAAHEQMVLLSKKNAEERLCSFIVKLASRRNPQPRQGLLRVPMNRQDIADHLGLTIETVSRTITKLAARNIVVPEGRHDLRIVNLARLVQLSGDADDFSENSCHRVNLH; encoded by the coding sequence ATGCTGATGCAGAACAACCACGCGTTCGACAATGCCGAGAAGACGTTAGAAGGCCTTCATGCCGGCCAATCGCTGTCGTCGCTTTTCGTAAGTTCCACCGCCGAGGTCGTCGCAGCCGGCAAGGCCATTTGTTGGGAGGGCGACAAGGCCAACCATCTCTTCCAGGTGGAAGAAGGCGTCGTCCGCCTGCATCGCATCATCGGCGAAGGTCGCCGGGTGATAACCGCATTTCATTTCGCCGGCGATCTCATCGGCGCTTCCCTGCAAAACGATTTCCTGTTCACGGCCGAGGCCGTCACCGAATGCAAGATCCGCCGGATATCTCGCAAGAGTTTCCACGAAGAAGTCGCCCGTTCGAATGCGCTCGGCCCGGCCTATATCTCGCTGCTCTGCCAGGAGGCGGCCGCTGCGCATGAACAGATGGTGCTGCTGTCGAAGAAGAATGCCGAGGAGCGCCTCTGCAGCTTCATCGTCAAGCTTGCATCCCGCCGCAACCCGCAGCCGCGTCAGGGCCTCTTGCGTGTCCCCATGAACCGCCAGGACATTGCCGACCATCTCGGTCTGACCATCGAGACCGTCTCCCGCACGATCACGAAACTTGCCGCGCGCAACATCGTTGTTCCCGAGGGCAGGCACGACCTCAGGATCGTCAATCTCGCCCGGCTGGTGCAACTGTCCGGCGACGCTGATGATTTTTCGGAGAATTCCTGTCATAGGGTCAACCTGCATTGA
- a CDS encoding hybrid sensor histidine kinase/response regulator, with protein MPHRLVSPRTASPQELDAMVHVLDGADILVHRFDGTITHWSIGCENMYGWAREEAVGEKVYDLLATKFHEPAENIRDQLRSRGFWQGEIIHRHKSGHEIHVASRCVLVKLPDGEFAVIQTNSDVSALRGAQEAVKAREAHLSSILDTVPDAMVVIDHKGTVLSFSKAAEKLFGMPSDQICGRNVSNLMPNPYRDAHDGYIDHYIETGEKRIIGYGRVVTGQRADGSQFPMELHVGEATANGERIFTGFVRDLTSRFKIEEDLRQAQKMEAIGQLTGGLAHDFNNLLTVISGNLEMIEDKLPPGSLRDILREAQAAAQDGAILTGQLLAFGRRQPLNPKHADLGQLVTGFADLLRRTLGEDIKLSTIIDGSDLSVLVDSSQLQNAILNIALNARDAMPKGGSLTTTISRVHLDADYAKMYPEVRSGNFVLVTMTDTGMGMTEEVRKRAIEPFFTTKEVGSGTGLGLSMVYGFVKQSGGHLQLYSEVGRGTTVRIYLPAVAGAKPREPAPDHGVVESQLPRGDETVLVVEDDARVRRVAVARLASMGYTVLEAENGRRALDLLRENPDIALLFTDIVMPGGITGDELAREVRLLRPDIAVLFTSGYSEPGLAGKGIVPGAQWLRKPYTARELALKIRELLDTK; from the coding sequence ATGCCCCATCGCCTCGTGTCACCGAGAACCGCATCGCCGCAGGAGCTGGATGCCATGGTGCACGTGCTCGACGGCGCAGATATCCTGGTTCATCGCTTCGACGGGACGATCACGCACTGGTCGATCGGCTGCGAGAACATGTATGGCTGGGCAAGAGAGGAAGCCGTCGGCGAAAAGGTCTATGACCTGCTGGCGACGAAGTTTCACGAACCGGCTGAAAACATCCGCGACCAGCTGAGGTCGCGCGGCTTCTGGCAGGGCGAGATCATTCACCGCCATAAGAGCGGGCACGAGATTCATGTCGCGTCCCGCTGCGTGCTGGTCAAACTGCCGGATGGAGAGTTTGCCGTCATCCAGACGAATAGCGACGTCAGCGCCCTGAGGGGCGCGCAGGAGGCGGTCAAGGCCCGCGAGGCGCACCTCAGTTCGATCCTCGACACCGTACCCGATGCGATGGTGGTGATCGACCACAAAGGGACGGTGCTGTCGTTCAGCAAGGCTGCCGAAAAACTGTTCGGAATGCCTTCGGATCAGATTTGCGGCCGCAACGTCAGCAACCTGATGCCGAACCCCTACCGCGACGCTCACGACGGCTATATCGACCATTATATCGAAACCGGCGAGAAGCGCATCATCGGCTATGGGCGCGTTGTCACAGGACAGCGGGCGGACGGCTCGCAATTCCCGATGGAACTCCATGTCGGCGAGGCAACGGCGAACGGCGAGCGGATCTTCACAGGTTTCGTCCGCGACTTGACGAGCCGCTTCAAGATCGAGGAGGACCTTCGTCAGGCACAGAAGATGGAGGCGATCGGACAGCTGACCGGCGGTCTCGCGCATGACTTCAACAACCTCCTTACCGTCATCAGCGGCAACCTCGAAATGATCGAGGACAAGCTGCCGCCCGGCAGCCTTCGCGATATCCTCAGGGAGGCGCAGGCCGCCGCGCAGGACGGAGCTATCCTGACGGGCCAGCTGCTGGCATTCGGCCGGCGCCAGCCGTTGAATCCCAAGCATGCGGATCTCGGGCAGCTCGTCACCGGCTTTGCCGATCTGCTGCGGCGAACACTTGGTGAAGATATCAAGCTGTCGACCATTATCGACGGGTCGGACCTCAGCGTTCTGGTCGACAGCTCGCAGCTTCAGAACGCCATCCTGAACATCGCCCTGAACGCGAGGGATGCCATGCCGAAGGGCGGCAGTCTGACGACGACGATTTCGCGTGTCCATCTCGATGCCGATTATGCAAAAATGTATCCGGAAGTGCGCAGCGGCAACTTCGTCCTCGTCACCATGACGGATACCGGCATGGGCATGACCGAGGAGGTCAGGAAGCGGGCGATAGAACCGTTTTTCACAACGAAGGAAGTCGGCTCGGGCACGGGTCTCGGGCTCAGCATGGTCTATGGTTTCGTCAAGCAATCGGGCGGGCATCTCCAGCTCTACAGCGAGGTGGGACGCGGCACGACGGTTCGGATATATCTGCCGGCCGTCGCCGGCGCAAAGCCCCGCGAGCCGGCGCCGGATCATGGCGTCGTCGAGAGCCAGCTGCCGCGCGGGGACGAAACGGTGCTGGTCGTCGAGGATGACGCCCGCGTCCGCCGCGTCGCCGTCGCAAGACTCGCTTCGATGGGCTACACGGTGCTTGAAGCCGAAAACGGCCGCCGCGCACTCGATCTCCTCAGGGAAAATCCCGACATCGCGCTCCTGTTCACCGACATCGTGATGCCGGGCGGGATCACCGGCGACGAACTCGCGCGGGAGGTGCGCCTCTTGCGGCCCGACATCGCCGTTCTGTTCACCTCGGGATATTCCGAGCCGGGCCTTGCGGGCAAGGGTATCGTTCCCGGCGCACAGTGGCTGCGCAAGCCCTACACAGCAAGGGAGCTGGCGTTGAAGATCCGCGAGCTTCTCGACACGAAGTGA
- a CDS encoding pseudoazurin, with the protein MRLKFGLIAATAALIVSAAPLMAADHQVQMLNKGADGAMVFEPGFLKIAPGDTVTFIPTDKSHNVETFMGLIPDGVAEFKSKPNEQYQAKFDVPGAYVLKCTPHAGMGMVALIQVGDSPANLDAIKTAKVPNMVRKRLDADLANITQ; encoded by the coding sequence ATGCGTTTGAAATTCGGTCTGATCGCTGCAACGGCAGCCTTGATTGTCTCGGCAGCGCCGTTGATGGCCGCCGACCACCAGGTTCAGATGCTCAACAAAGGCGCTGACGGCGCGATGGTGTTCGAACCCGGCTTCCTGAAAATCGCCCCCGGCGACACCGTCACCTTCATTCCCACCGACAAGAGCCACAATGTCGAGACTTTCATGGGGCTCATTCCAGACGGCGTTGCCGAATTCAAATCCAAGCCGAACGAACAGTATCAGGCGAAATTCGATGTTCCGGGCGCCTATGTCCTGAAATGCACGCCTCATGCCGGCATGGGCATGGTTGCCCTGATCCAGGTCGGCGACAGCCCGGCCAATCTCGACGCGATCAAGACCGCAAAGGTACCGAACATGGTGCGCAAGCGGCTCGATGCCGACCTCGCCAATATCACCCAGTGA
- a CDS encoding YcnI family copper-binding membrane protein, whose translation MLKAMAIAFVVVACAAGAANAHVTLEQGQAQPGQAYKAILRVGHGCEGKATIKIRVNIPEGLLSAKPMPKPGWTIDKVNAAYEKSYDLYGKPVKEGISEIAWSGGNLADDEYDEFVFRATVAKEIPPKTRIYVPVVQECTEGAVERWIEIPAAGKSSDDYETPAPYFDVVEQPRS comes from the coding sequence ATGCTCAAGGCTATGGCCATTGCTTTCGTGGTGGTTGCCTGCGCGGCAGGCGCAGCCAATGCTCATGTCACCCTCGAGCAAGGCCAGGCGCAGCCAGGCCAGGCGTACAAGGCAATCCTTCGTGTCGGACACGGTTGCGAGGGCAAGGCAACGATCAAGATCCGCGTGAATATCCCGGAGGGTCTGCTATCGGCAAAGCCGATGCCCAAACCCGGCTGGACCATCGACAAGGTCAATGCGGCCTATGAGAAGAGCTACGATCTGTACGGCAAGCCGGTGAAGGAAGGTATCAGCGAGATCGCATGGTCCGGCGGCAATCTTGCCGACGACGAATATGATGAATTCGTTTTCCGCGCGACGGTCGCGAAGGAAATCCCGCCCAAGACCCGCATCTACGTTCCCGTCGTCCAGGAATGCACCGAAGGCGCCGTCGAACGCTGGATCGAAATTCCCGCGGCAGGCAAGTCGTCGGACGACTACGAAACCCCTGCCCCGTACTTCGACGTGGTCGAACAGCCGCGTTCGTGA
- a CDS encoding copper resistance CopC/CopD family protein produces the protein MRSLTAVNLAARLLQAACAAAIIAMATFLPTAALAHAALKSSTPAANETLDRLPAEVDLHFNEPVRLIRATANGDSGASRELNAETAGADVRLRLSDLDIRGTVIVSYRVESEDGHPVGGALVFNVGAPSAGLPVAAGQPADLSLPIAIWLVHTATVLFLAFVVGGGLFHRWLGTGGGLTPGLATVLPPATALLVAGLYLQGLDEAGSGLVFAGAGPFRIALQGNAAICASLFLLSFLVVALPFAGRKFAGRILAVTALIIATSGFTFSGHCSLVDPRWLARTAIFLHSATLLFWIGSLPPLWRLCRRPLDLRPLDSFSRNIPYAFVMMVLAGFVLAIAELPALSHILTSLYGRILVVKIMLVAALCVLAAYNRFWLTGATLAGDAVARGRLRRNIVIEIILAVAIIGAAGLWRFAGPGQADAAEVSAMSSVHLHADEVMAQLELEAGSNGTADIHVAVMAPDFRALDARQVILRLKNPESAIEPMKFELTKAPEGGWKASGLPVRDPKGWLADLEVLIDDFHSVHLDGDLSE, from the coding sequence ATGCGGTCCTTGACGGCGGTCAACCTCGCGGCGCGGCTCCTGCAGGCGGCTTGCGCCGCTGCCATCATCGCGATGGCCACGTTTCTGCCGACAGCCGCGCTTGCTCACGCCGCTCTCAAAAGTTCGACGCCAGCCGCCAACGAGACGCTGGACCGGCTACCGGCCGAAGTCGATCTGCATTTTAATGAACCTGTCCGACTTATCCGGGCAACGGCAAACGGGGATAGCGGCGCGAGCCGGGAATTGAATGCCGAGACAGCAGGTGCCGATGTCCGATTGCGCTTATCGGACCTGGATATCCGCGGCACCGTGATCGTCAGCTACCGCGTCGAGTCCGAAGACGGCCACCCCGTCGGCGGCGCGCTTGTGTTCAATGTCGGCGCACCTTCGGCTGGGTTGCCGGTTGCGGCCGGCCAGCCGGCCGATCTTTCTTTACCGATTGCCATCTGGCTCGTGCACACGGCCACGGTTCTGTTCCTGGCATTTGTCGTCGGCGGTGGGCTTTTCCACCGTTGGCTGGGCACCGGCGGCGGCCTGACGCCAGGCCTCGCAACCGTCTTGCCGCCTGCAACAGCTCTCTTGGTGGCGGGCCTCTATCTGCAGGGATTGGACGAAGCGGGAAGCGGCCTTGTCTTCGCCGGCGCAGGGCCGTTTCGGATCGCTCTGCAAGGCAATGCGGCGATTTGCGCCAGCCTGTTCCTTCTGTCGTTTCTGGTCGTCGCGCTTCCCTTCGCCGGCCGCAAGTTCGCCGGCCGCATACTTGCCGTCACGGCTCTGATAATCGCCACGAGCGGCTTTACCTTCAGCGGGCATTGCAGCTTGGTTGACCCGCGCTGGCTGGCGAGGACCGCGATATTTCTCCACAGCGCGACGCTTCTGTTCTGGATAGGAAGCCTGCCGCCACTGTGGCGGCTCTGCCGGAGACCATTGGACCTGCGCCCGCTGGACAGCTTCTCGCGGAATATCCCCTATGCCTTCGTCATGATGGTCCTTGCCGGATTTGTACTGGCGATCGCGGAGCTCCCGGCTCTTTCCCATATCCTGACGTCACTCTACGGCCGGATCCTCGTCGTCAAGATCATGTTGGTCGCGGCACTTTGCGTGCTCGCCGCCTATAACCGCTTCTGGCTGACAGGCGCGACTTTGGCGGGAGACGCGGTTGCGAGAGGGCGGCTGCGGCGAAACATTGTTATTGAAATCATCCTGGCCGTCGCGATCATCGGCGCGGCCGGTCTCTGGCGATTTGCCGGGCCGGGGCAAGCGGACGCCGCCGAGGTTTCAGCAATGTCATCCGTGCATCTGCATGCCGACGAGGTGATGGCGCAACTCGAGCTGGAAGCCGGGAGCAACGGGACCGCAGATATTCACGTCGCCGTCATGGCTCCCGATTTCAGGGCGCTCGATGCCCGGCAGGTCATTCTCCGCCTGAAGAACCCGGAATCCGCAATCGAACCGATGAAGTTCGAACTGACCAAAGCGCCGGAGGGCGGATGGAAGGCGAGCGGCCTTCCGGTGAGGGACCCGAAAGGCTGGCTGGCCGATCTGGAAGTGCTCATCGACGATTTTCATTCCGTGCATCTTGACGGCGACCTGTCGGAATAA
- a CDS encoding NUDIX domain-containing protein gives MNKAPTLLSGLAGHAETILLGKVLEQFGALWPREEPRGGSEVLLITTRETGRWTIPKGWPIKGLAPHEVVEREAWEEAGVKGRAKKP, from the coding sequence ATGAACAAGGCGCCGACACTCCTGTCCGGGCTTGCCGGCCATGCCGAGACGATCCTCCTCGGCAAGGTGCTGGAGCAGTTCGGCGCGCTTTGGCCGCGGGAGGAACCACGCGGCGGGTCCGAAGTTCTGCTGATCACGACGCGCGAAACCGGCCGGTGGACCATCCCCAAGGGCTGGCCGATCAAGGGGCTTGCCCCGCATGAGGTGGTCGAGCGTGAAGCCTGGGAAGAGGCTGGCGTGAAGGGGCGGGCAAAGAAACCGTGA
- a CDS encoding cytochrome c oxidase subunit 3 yields the protein MISSEPHGQAAPESDDLLAWILAWSELVAFAALLTGFVIASWFQPEAFAAGKARLHHDMALANTVILLVSGWFAALAPRSGSIGRQRLALLAAAAGGILFVAVKLYEYRAEGTSLLAADVFSQLYVLITGFHLAHVLFGALVLGLMARFPSPENIHLMTTLWHVIDIVWLVMFPVIYLL from the coding sequence ATGATTTCATCCGAGCCCCACGGCCAAGCCGCACCTGAGAGCGACGATCTGCTGGCATGGATCCTGGCGTGGAGCGAACTCGTGGCTTTTGCGGCACTGTTGACGGGCTTCGTCATCGCGTCCTGGTTCCAGCCGGAGGCATTTGCAGCCGGAAAGGCCAGGCTCCATCATGATATGGCACTCGCCAATACTGTCATCCTGCTGGTCAGCGGCTGGTTTGCGGCGCTCGCTCCACGATCCGGCAGCATAGGACGGCAACGCCTGGCCCTGTTAGCTGCGGCCGCCGGCGGAATTTTGTTCGTCGCTGTCAAACTCTACGAATATCGAGCAGAGGGCACCTCACTGCTTGCCGCGGACGTCTTCTCGCAGCTTTACGTCCTGATAACGGGGTTTCATCTGGCGCATGTGCTGTTCGGAGCCCTGGTCCTCGGACTGATGGCCCGCTTCCCATCGCCTGAGAATATCCATCTCATGACGACCCTCTGGCATGTCATCGACATCGTCTGGCTGGTCATGTTCCCGGTGATTTATCTCCTATGA
- a CDS encoding cytochrome C oxidase subunit IV family protein → MKTGNTAKAPSRALILLLMLTFCLFATSMIPAGPAARAGLVLAAVAIALAKVRLVVLDFLGLRHNNSLLARALLLWAGAVLLVALARATAFSAVFAN, encoded by the coding sequence ATGAAGACAGGCAACACGGCGAAGGCTCCGTCGCGGGCGCTGATCCTGCTTCTCATGCTGACATTCTGCCTCTTTGCAACCTCGATGATTCCGGCAGGTCCTGCGGCAAGAGCCGGATTGGTTCTTGCAGCCGTCGCCATCGCTTTGGCGAAGGTGCGTCTCGTCGTCCTCGACTTCCTCGGCCTGCGTCACAACAATTCGCTGCTCGCACGCGCGTTGCTCTTGTGGGCCGGGGCCGTGTTGCTGGTCGCTTTGGCGAGGGCAACCGCATTCTCCGCTGTCTTTGCGAATTAA
- a CDS encoding c-type cytochrome → MAERLTKTAARNVFYGGSAFFFAIFVGLTAHSHYYIRTVSTDETKLTESVARGKHVWEKNACINCHTLDGEGAYFAPELSNVWIRWGGDKDPASAREALHAWMAAQPSGIEGRRQMPQFNLTEEEVNDLADFLEWVSKMNTQAWPPNQAG, encoded by the coding sequence ATGGCTGAACGCCTGACAAAAACCGCGGCCCGAAACGTGTTCTACGGCGGATCGGCCTTCTTCTTCGCTATATTCGTCGGGCTGACGGCCCATAGCCACTATTACATCAGGACCGTTTCGACCGACGAGACGAAGCTGACCGAGAGCGTCGCCAGGGGCAAACACGTCTGGGAAAAGAACGCCTGCATCAACTGCCACACGCTGGACGGCGAAGGCGCCTATTTCGCACCCGAGCTGTCCAACGTCTGGATACGCTGGGGCGGCGACAAGGATCCGGCAAGCGCCCGTGAGGCGCTCCACGCCTGGATGGCGGCGCAACCCTCCGGCATCGAGGGCCGCAGGCAGATGCCGCAATTCAATCTGACCGAAGAAGAAGTGAACGATCTCGCGGACTTCCTCGAATGGGTCAGCAAGATGAACACGCAGGCGTGGCCGCCGAACCAGGCGGGCTGA
- a CDS encoding cbb3-type cytochrome c oxidase subunit I: MKYKTQSVAMLYFYGALGLFMAQLLFGVLAGTIYVLPNTLPVELPFNIVRMIHTNALIVWLLMGFMGTTYFLLPEECETELYSPKLAIAQFWIFLIAAAVAVIGYLFHIHEGREFLEQPFAIKVGIVVVALMFLFNVTMTALKGRKTTITNILLFGLWGVAIFFLFAFYNPVNLSLDKMYWWYVVHLWVEGVWELIMASVLAFLMIRLNGIDREVIEKWLYVIIGLALFSGILGTGHHYYWIGAPGYWQWIGSLFSTLEVAPFFTMVIFTFVMTWKAGRKHENKAALLWSIGCSVMAFFGAGVWGFLHTLSSVNYYTHGTQVTAAHGHLAFFGAYVMLNLAAMAYAIPQIRGRAPYNQWLSITSFWIMCTAMSVMTFALTFAGIIQVHLQRILGEAYMDVQDQLGVFYWVRLGSGVFVFISALMFIWSVLVPGRARLPDAIAQPAE, encoded by the coding sequence ATGAAATACAAGACACAAAGCGTCGCCATGCTCTATTTCTACGGAGCGCTCGGCCTCTTCATGGCGCAGCTGCTATTCGGCGTCCTGGCGGGAACGATCTACGTTCTGCCGAATACGCTGCCGGTCGAGCTTCCGTTCAACATCGTCCGCATGATCCACACGAACGCGCTCATCGTCTGGCTGTTGATGGGCTTCATGGGCACCACCTATTTCCTGCTTCCGGAGGAGTGCGAGACGGAACTCTACAGCCCGAAACTCGCCATCGCGCAATTCTGGATCTTCCTGATAGCCGCAGCGGTCGCCGTCATAGGTTACCTGTTCCACATCCACGAGGGCCGCGAGTTTCTCGAGCAGCCTTTCGCCATCAAGGTCGGCATCGTCGTCGTCGCCTTGATGTTCCTGTTCAACGTGACGATGACGGCTTTGAAGGGGCGCAAGACCACCATCACCAACATCCTGCTGTTCGGGCTCTGGGGTGTGGCGATCTTTTTCCTGTTTGCCTTCTACAACCCCGTCAACCTGTCGCTGGACAAGATGTACTGGTGGTATGTCGTCCATCTGTGGGTCGAAGGCGTCTGGGAGCTGATCATGGCCTCGGTCCTGGCTTTCCTGATGATCAGGCTGAACGGCATCGACCGGGAGGTCATCGAGAAATGGCTCTATGTGATCATCGGCCTGGCGCTCTTCTCCGGCATTCTCGGCACCGGCCATCACTATTATTGGATCGGTGCGCCCGGATACTGGCAGTGGATCGGCTCGCTTTTCTCGACGCTCGAGGTCGCCCCCTTCTTCACGATGGTGATTTTCACCTTCGTCATGACCTGGAAGGCTGGCCGCAAGCATGAGAACAAGGCGGCGCTGTTGTGGTCGATCGGATGCTCGGTCATGGCCTTCTTCGGCGCCGGCGTCTGGGGCTTCCTCCATACGCTGTCCTCGGTGAACTATTATACGCATGGCACGCAGGTGACGGCGGCGCACGGGCACCTCGCCTTCTTCGGCGCCTACGTCATGCTCAATCTGGCGGCGATGGCCTATGCCATTCCTCAGATCCGCGGCCGTGCGCCCTATAATCAGTGGCTTTCGATCACGAGCTTCTGGATCATGTGCACGGCGATGTCGGTGATGACCTTCGCCCTCACCTTTGCCGGCATCATCCAGGTTCATCTGCAGAGAATACTCGGCGAGGCCTATATGGACGTGCAGGACCAGCTCGGCGTCTTCTACTGGGTGAGACTCGGCTCCGGCGTCTTCGTCTTCATCAGCGCGCTGATGTTCATCTGGTCGGTCCTCGTTCCGGGCCGCGCCCGCCTGCCCGACGCAATCGCACAGCCCGCCGAATAG
- a CDS encoding CbbQ/NirQ/NorQ/GpvN family protein, protein MTIALNLPLNPNAGIPHYTAHGNECALFESAWSRQLPILLKGPTGCGKTRFVRHMAARLGLPVSTVSCHDDLTAADLTGRYLLKGGETVWVDGPLTKAVREGGVCYLDEIVEARKDVAVVLHPLTDDRRLLPLERTGELIEAQSSFMVVVSYNPGYQNLMKSLKPSTRQRFVSIEFDFLPRDREIAAVSIESGLAESRVAPLVDLARRLRTLKGQDLEEGVSTRLIIYCATLVDAGMPLVEAVRAAIIEPLTDEADVKAALVEVAAATLGR, encoded by the coding sequence ATGACGATCGCGCTTAATCTTCCGCTCAATCCTAATGCGGGAATTCCGCACTACACCGCCCATGGAAACGAATGCGCGCTTTTCGAGAGCGCCTGGAGCCGGCAGTTGCCCATTCTGCTCAAGGGGCCGACGGGCTGCGGCAAGACCAGGTTCGTCCGCCACATGGCCGCGCGCCTGGGACTGCCGGTCTCGACCGTCTCCTGCCATGACGATCTCACCGCCGCCGATCTGACCGGGCGCTATCTTTTGAAAGGCGGCGAAACCGTCTGGGTCGACGGTCCGCTGACCAAGGCCGTGCGCGAGGGCGGCGTCTGCTACCTCGACGAGATCGTCGAAGCCCGCAAAGACGTCGCCGTCGTTCTTCATCCGCTGACGGACGACCGCCGGCTGCTGCCCCTCGAGCGCACCGGCGAGCTCATCGAGGCGCAATCGTCTTTCATGGTGGTTGTGTCGTATAATCCGGGTTACCAGAATCTGATGAAATCGCTGAAGCCCAGCACGCGTCAGCGCTTCGTGTCGATCGAGTTCGATTTTCTTCCCAGGGACCGCGAGATTGCGGCCGTATCGATCGAAAGCGGCTTGGCCGAAAGCCGGGTGGCGCCGCTGGTGGACCTTGCCCGCCGGCTCCGCACGCTCAAAGGACAGGATCTCGAGGAAGGCGTGTCGACGCGCCTCATCATCTACTGCGCGACCCTCGTCGATGCGGGGATGCCGCTTGTCGAGGCGGTCAGAGCCGCGATCATCGAGCCGCTGACGGACGAAGCCGATGTGAAGGCCGCCCTTGTCGAAGTGGCCGCAGCGACGCTCGGCAGGTGA